TTTATGAAAAGAAGGGTAGTAAATTTAAAGAAGAAAACCGGCCCCATATAAATGCTACCCTGAAGTGGGATTTAGCGGGATTCAAATTTGATGACCGTAACCGCTTTGAGTACAGGCATTTCAACTACCAGACAGATTACGGCCGCTACCGTAACAAGTTCAACGTAAAATTTCCCTGGAAATTTACCAAAATAGCAATCCAGCCGTATCTCGCGGATGAAATATTCTTAAACTTCAAATACAAGGCATTTAGCCGTAATCGGTTCTACGCTGGCTTTAGCATGGCTTTTACACAGAACGTTAAAGCAGAGGTCTATTATTTACTCCAAAGCAACAGGAGTTCGGATAGATGGACCGATGCCAATGCATTGGGTACGAAGCTAAAAATAGCCTTTTAATTTTTTCCGCTAAGGGCGGGATCCCGCCTTCTCTAAATAGCCTTACGGGAAAATTTTACACAGATTTTACATTATTCTCACACGGATATAATATGGATAAGATATCCTTTATTTAAAAATAGGGAGGAAATATGCTGAAAAAAATATTTATCATTTTATCCGTAATCATGTTCTTAAGGCCCGCCTTTGCTGCTATACAGAAAAATTCCATACAAATAAAAGGCTCTGATACGATGGTTAATTTAGGCCAGGCCTGGGCTGAAAAATATATGGAGAAAAACGCAGGCGATTTCGTGGCAATTACCGGGGGAGGTTCAGGCACAGGGTTCTCCAGCCTCATCAGTAATACCTGCGATATTGCCATGAGTTCAAGAAACATCAAAGAGAAGGAAATCGCTCTCGCTAAACAAAAAGGTATAAACCCGGATGAAATTAAGGTAGCGCTGGACGGTTTGGCAGTGGTAGTAAACCCGGCTAACCCGGTGAATAGGCTTACCACAGATCAGCTTGCCGGGATTTTTACCGGTAAAATTATCAACTGGAAAGATGTAGGCGGGCAAGAGAAGAAGATCGTCATCCTTTCGCGCGAGGTCAATTCCGGCACGCACGTTTATTTTAAAGAGCATGTTTTAAGAAGGAATGATCCGAATTCCAAAGAGGAGTTTTCCCCTGCCGCATTGTTATTATCTTCTTCGCAGGCCATTGCCGATGAAGTAGCGGGTAACCCCGCGGCAGTTGGTTATTACGGTATGGGTTATATCTCTAGCGGACAGAAAGCCATTGCAGTCGCAAAAGATGAGAAGTCCGGATATGTGGCGCCTACTATAGAAAATGTAATAAGCGGTAAATACCCGATATCCCGGCCGTTGTTTCTTTATACCAATGGGCGAGGAGAGGGGTTGGTTAAGAAGTTTATAGATTTCTGTCTTTCAGAAGAAGGCCAGGCAATTGTTTTGAAGACAGACTTCGTTCCTATAAGCAGGTAATCCGATAGGTATGCGTAAATTAAAAGAATTCATCCCCCTTCGCTAAAGCTTCGGGGGATTTCACTGAATAACAACATATTGTGTCCAATGCGTAAAATTAAGGAGTTCATTATCGAGAAGCTCATTCTACTCTGCGGCATTGCTTCAATATTTTTTGTGGTATTGATATTCCTGTTCCTGTTGAAAGAGGGGCTTGCGGTTTTTAAAACCGTAAGCCCTTTTCATTTTCTTTGCGGTAAAAACTGGTATCCCATTTCAGAGCCGGCGCAATTAGGGATACTCCCTTTGATACTTGGTTCGTTGTTGGTTACCTTTGGCGCTGCAATTATTTCTGTTCCGATTGGTGTCGCCTGCGCAGTTTATATCGCTGAGATAGCGCCCGTAAAAATTAAAGAGGCCCTTAAATCGGGGATCGAGTTGTTAGCTGCTATACCAAGCGTGGTCCTGGGATTCATCGGCATGGTGACGCTTGTGCCGTGGGTAAAGAATGTCTTTAATTTGCCTACCGGCCTG
This Candidatus Omnitrophota bacterium DNA region includes the following protein-coding sequences:
- a CDS encoding phosphate ABC transporter substrate-binding protein → MLKKIFIILSVIMFLRPAFAAIQKNSIQIKGSDTMVNLGQAWAEKYMEKNAGDFVAITGGGSGTGFSSLISNTCDIAMSSRNIKEKEIALAKQKGINPDEIKVALDGLAVVVNPANPVNRLTTDQLAGIFTGKIINWKDVGGQEKKIVILSREVNSGTHVYFKEHVLRRNDPNSKEEFSPAALLLSSSQAIADEVAGNPAAVGYYGMGYISSGQKAIAVAKDEKSGYVAPTIENVISGKYPISRPLFLYTNGRGEGLVKKFIDFCLSEEGQAIVLKTDFVPISR
- a CDS encoding DUF2490 domain-containing protein, which translates into the protein MKKEILAAVGLSLMIAGPVYAYDDGDFQLWHTENQEFKASKESKVTLEEEFRWGDDASDFYYQHYDAGFVYSLNKSLDLGLNYRQVYEKKGSKFKEENRPHINATLKWDLAGFKFDDRNRFEYRHFNYQTDYGRYRNKFNVKFPWKFTKIAIQPYLADEIFLNFKYKAFSRNRFYAGFSMAFTQNVKAEVYYLLQSNRSSDRWTDANALGTKLKIAF